One window of the Periophthalmus magnuspinnatus isolate fPerMag1 chromosome 17, fPerMag1.2.pri, whole genome shotgun sequence genome contains the following:
- the hectd3 gene encoding E3 ubiquitin-protein ligase HECTD3 isoform X2: MSLGESPHLLLGRIRFINRCIECFPRSEPVPECLCYVPKEVCYKICKDSSSASASSGPSAGVSTVGKTIVSVFDSPHQTPQSKKLSKYHIEPKKGTCIRTSGEEYCNSQGLWVKVNKEQLDEQKPGQELGEGWILVCKHTEGGDRLVPVESAETVSRQQQLFGSDSKPCHRWEQVVDVENALFLGNKPEVAPCDQTAVQRLRYVPPTWTYECDEDLVHYFYEHIGKEDENLGSVKQCVTSIEVSSCSEPSGMNCLTDGDTETFWESDGLQGQHWIRLHMRRGSVVNKLILTVDATDDNYMPKRVTVYGGEGDNLKKLSDVTIDDNLIGEVCVLEDMISHYPVIEVRIEECRDEGIDVRIRGLKIKSSCERDLGLNADVFQSNNLVRYPRLQGTAPEVLYRRALVIQRFMILLDSVLPHLVPAWDYSLGTFNHIKSIKQFLMLSKRRSPLITQCLKDSETSKPNVMPRLYINRRLAMEHRDNPSLDPGCKNAVFNQVYEGLKPSDKFEKTLDYRWPARYDQWWECKFIAEGIIDQGGGFRDSLADMSEELCPSSADCPLPLPFFTRTSNEGALEARDYYVPNPSCKEFQKYEWIGQLMGAALRGKDFLVLALPGLVWKQLTGETVSWTKDFPAVDSDLVNLLEAIENMDQETFEFRFGEELVYTTLLSDGTMGELIPGGSNVAVRYEDRCEFSRLVQKARLEESKQQIAAMQAGLLKVVPQAVLDLLTWQEVEKKVCGDPEISVEALKRLTRYEDLEQSDLRVQYLWEALNNFTNADRSRFLRFVTGRSRLPAPIYVFPDKQGSETSDALPQSSTCSSTLYLPNYPSAKICEEKLRYAAYNCVAIDTDMSPWEE, from the exons ATGTCTCTGGGGGAGAGCCCTCACCTGCTGCTCGGGAGGATCCGCTTCATCAACAG GTGCATTGAGTGTTTCCCACGCAGTGAGCCTGTCCCGGAGTGCCTGTGCTATGTGCCTAAAGAAGTGTGCTATAAGATCTGTAAggactcctcctctgcctctgcctcttCTGGACCCTCGGCCGGAGTGTCTACAGTGGGAAAAACCATCGTGTCCGTATTCGACTCTCCGCACCAAACACCACAGAGCAAAAAACTGTCCAAATACCACATTGAACCGAAGAAAGGGACCTGCATCCGGACATCCGGAGAGGAGTACTGCAACAGCCAGGGACTATGGGTCAAAGTGAACAAG GAGCAGCTGGACGAGCAGAAGCCCGGACAAGAGCTGGGTGAGGGCTGGATCCTGGTGTGTAAGCACACGGAGGGGGGCGACCGCCTGGTGCCCGTGGAGTCTGCAGAGACGGTGAGCCGACAGCAGCAGCTCTTTGGCTCGGACTCCAAACCGTGTCATCGCTGGGAGCAGGTGGTCGACGTGGAGAACGCACTCTTCCTTGGAAACAAACCTGAAGTGGCCCCGTGTGACCAGACGGCTGTGCAGAGGCTCAG GTATGTTCCTCCCACCTGGACTTATGAATGTGACGAGGACCTGGTGCATTATTTCTATGAACACATCGGGAAAGAAGATGAAAACCTGGGCAGTGTCAAACAGTGTGTGACCAGCATCGAAGTGTCCTCTTGCTCA GAACCCAGTGGGATGAACTGTCTGACTGATGGAGACACAGAGACGTTTTGGGAGAGCGACGGTTTACAGGGGCAGCACTGGATCCGACTGCACATGAGGCGAGGCAGTGTCGTCAA TAAATTGATATTAACTGTAGATGCCACAGATGACAACTACATGCCCAAAAGAGTGACAGTTTATGGAGGAGAAGGGGACAACCTTAAGAAACTCAGTGATGTCACTATAGATGA TAACCTTATAGGAGAGGTGTGCGTGCTGGAGGATATGATCTCCCACTATCCAGTCATAGAAGTCAGGATTGAAGAATGTAGAG ATGAAGGGATAGATGTTCGGATCCGAGGGTTGAAGATAAAATCTTCTTGTGAAAGGGACCTGGGGCTGAATGCTGACGTGTTTCAGTCTAATAATCTTGTCCGATACCCCCGACTCCAGGGCACGGCTCCAGAAGTGCTCTACCGGAGGGCTCTAGTCATACAGAG GTTCATGATTTTGCTGGACAGTGTGTTGCCACATTTGGTTCCAGCTTGGGATTACAGCCTTGGGACATTTAATcatataaag AGCATAAAGCAGTTCCTGATGCTGTCGAAGCGTCGCTCTCCTCTCATCACTCAGTGTCTGAAGGACTCTGAGACCAGTAAACCAAACGTGATGCCGCGGCTCTACATTAACCGCCGCTTGGCCATGGAGCACCGCGACAACCCCTCCCTTGACCCGGGTTGCAAGAATGCTGTATTCAACCAG GTGTATGAAGGCCTGAAGCCATCTGACAAATTTGAGAAGACTTTGGACTACAG GTGGCCGGCGCGGTACGACCAGTGGTGGGAGTGCAAGTTCATCGCGGAGGGCATCATTGACCAGGGTGGAGGCTTCAGGGACAGTTTGGCCGACATGTCCGAGGAGCTCTGCCCCAGCTCAGCAGActgtcccctccccctccccttcttCACGCGCACATCCAATGAG GGGGCGCTAGAGGCCCGAGACTATTACGTGCCAAACCCATCGTGTAAAGAGTTTCAGAAATACGAGTGGATCGGGCAGCTCATGGGCGCCGCGCTCAGAGGAAAGGACTTCCTG GTGTTGGCATTGCCTGGTCTTGTGTGGAAGCAGCTAACGGGAGAGACTGTGAGCTGGACCAAGGACTTCCCTGCTGTGGACTCTGATCTG GTGAACTTGCTGGAGGCCATTGAAAACATGGACCAGGAGACGTTTGAGTTCAGATTCGGGGAAGAGCTGGTTTACACTACTCTGCTCAGTGATGGAACCATGGGGGAGCTGATTCCAGGAGGCAGTAATGTGGCTGTGAG GTACGAGGATCGCTGTGAGTTCAGCCGACTGGTGCAGAAGGCCCGACTTGAAGAGAGCAAGCAACAG ATAGCAGCTATGCAGGCAGGGCTGCTGAAGGTGGTGCCTCAGGCTGTTCTGGACTTGCTCACGTGGCAGGAGGTGGAGAAGAAAGTGTGTGGAGACCCTGAGATCTCTGTGGAGGCGCTGAAACGACTCA CCCGATACGAGGACTTGGAGCAGAGTGATCTACGAGTGCAATATTTATGGGAAGCCCTGAATAACTTCACTAATG CGGATCGTAGCAGGTTTCTACGGTTTGTCACGGGGAGGAGCCGCCTTCCTGCTCCTATCTATGTTTTTCCGGATAAACAAGG GTCAGaaacatcagatgccctccctcagtCCTCCACATGTTCCAGCACACTTTATTTACCAAATtatccaag TGCTAAAATCTGTGAGGAGAAACTTCGCTATGCTGCGTATAACTGTGTGGCCATAGACACAGACATGAGTCCATGGGAGGAGTGA
- the rps8a gene encoding 40S ribosomal protein S8 — MGISRDNWHKRRKTGGKRKPYHKKRKYELGRPPANTKIGPRRIHTVRVRGGNKKYRALRLDVGNFSWGSECCTRKTRIIDVVYNASNNELVRTKTLVKNCIVLVDSLPYRQWYEAHYATPLGRKKGAKLTPEEEEVLNKKRSKKTQKKYDERKKTAKISTLLEEQFQQGKLLACIASRPGQCGRADGYILEGKELEFYLRKIKAKKGK, encoded by the exons ATGG GTATCTCAAGGGACAACTGGCATAAACGCCGCAAGACCGGTGGCAAACGCAAGCCCTACCACAAGAAGAGAAAGTATGAGCTCGGTAGGCCTCCCGCAAACACAAAG ATTGGACCCCGCCGTATCCACACAGTGAGGGTCCGTGGCGGTAACAAGAAGTACCGTGCCCTGAGGTTGGATGTTGGTAACTTCTCTTGGGGCTCTGAAT GCTGCACACGTAAAACCAGGATCATTGATGTGGTCTACAACGCCTCCAACAACGAGCTGGTCCGAACCAAGACTCTGGTGAAGAACTGCATCGTTCTGGTGGATTCTCTGCCCTACAGACAGTGGTATGAGGCCCACTACGCCACTCCTCTGGGACGCAAGAAGGGCGCCAAGCTG ACTCCTGAAGAGGAAGAGGTTCTGAACAAGAAAAGGTCTAAGAAAACCCAGAAGAAATACGATGAACGTAAAAAGACTGCCAAGATCAGCACGCTCTTAGAGGAGCAGTTCCAGCAGGGAAAACTGCTTG CTTGCATCGCCTCCAGACCGGGCCAGTGCGGCAGGGCAGACGGCTACATCCTGGAAGGCAAAGAGCTGGAGTTCTACCTGAGGAAAATAAAGGCCAAGAAAGGCAAATAG
- the hectd3 gene encoding E3 ubiquitin-protein ligase HECTD3 isoform X1: MSLGESPHLLLGRIRFINRCIECFPRSEPVPECLCYVPKEVCYKICKDSSSASASSGPSAGVSTVGKTIVSVFDSPHQTPQSKKLSKYHIEPKKGTCIRTSGEEYCNSQGLWVKVNKEQLDEQKPGQELGEGWILVCKHTEGGDRLVPVESAETVSRQQQLFGSDSKPCHRWEQVVDVENALFLGNKPEVAPCDQTAVQRLRYVPPTWTYECDEDLVHYFYEHIGKEDENLGSVKQCVTSIEVSSCSEEPSGMNCLTDGDTETFWESDGLQGQHWIRLHMRRGSVVNKLILTVDATDDNYMPKRVTVYGGEGDNLKKLSDVTIDDNLIGEVCVLEDMISHYPVIEVRIEECRDEGIDVRIRGLKIKSSCERDLGLNADVFQSNNLVRYPRLQGTAPEVLYRRALVIQRFMILLDSVLPHLVPAWDYSLGTFNHIKSIKQFLMLSKRRSPLITQCLKDSETSKPNVMPRLYINRRLAMEHRDNPSLDPGCKNAVFNQVYEGLKPSDKFEKTLDYRWPARYDQWWECKFIAEGIIDQGGGFRDSLADMSEELCPSSADCPLPLPFFTRTSNEGALEARDYYVPNPSCKEFQKYEWIGQLMGAALRGKDFLVLALPGLVWKQLTGETVSWTKDFPAVDSDLVNLLEAIENMDQETFEFRFGEELVYTTLLSDGTMGELIPGGSNVAVRYEDRCEFSRLVQKARLEESKQQIAAMQAGLLKVVPQAVLDLLTWQEVEKKVCGDPEISVEALKRLTRYEDLEQSDLRVQYLWEALNNFTNADRSRFLRFVTGRSRLPAPIYVFPDKQGSETSDALPQSSTCSSTLYLPNYPSAKICEEKLRYAAYNCVAIDTDMSPWEE, from the exons ATGTCTCTGGGGGAGAGCCCTCACCTGCTGCTCGGGAGGATCCGCTTCATCAACAG GTGCATTGAGTGTTTCCCACGCAGTGAGCCTGTCCCGGAGTGCCTGTGCTATGTGCCTAAAGAAGTGTGCTATAAGATCTGTAAggactcctcctctgcctctgcctcttCTGGACCCTCGGCCGGAGTGTCTACAGTGGGAAAAACCATCGTGTCCGTATTCGACTCTCCGCACCAAACACCACAGAGCAAAAAACTGTCCAAATACCACATTGAACCGAAGAAAGGGACCTGCATCCGGACATCCGGAGAGGAGTACTGCAACAGCCAGGGACTATGGGTCAAAGTGAACAAG GAGCAGCTGGACGAGCAGAAGCCCGGACAAGAGCTGGGTGAGGGCTGGATCCTGGTGTGTAAGCACACGGAGGGGGGCGACCGCCTGGTGCCCGTGGAGTCTGCAGAGACGGTGAGCCGACAGCAGCAGCTCTTTGGCTCGGACTCCAAACCGTGTCATCGCTGGGAGCAGGTGGTCGACGTGGAGAACGCACTCTTCCTTGGAAACAAACCTGAAGTGGCCCCGTGTGACCAGACGGCTGTGCAGAGGCTCAG GTATGTTCCTCCCACCTGGACTTATGAATGTGACGAGGACCTGGTGCATTATTTCTATGAACACATCGGGAAAGAAGATGAAAACCTGGGCAGTGTCAAACAGTGTGTGACCAGCATCGAAGTGTCCTCTTGCTCA GAGGAACCCAGTGGGATGAACTGTCTGACTGATGGAGACACAGAGACGTTTTGGGAGAGCGACGGTTTACAGGGGCAGCACTGGATCCGACTGCACATGAGGCGAGGCAGTGTCGTCAA TAAATTGATATTAACTGTAGATGCCACAGATGACAACTACATGCCCAAAAGAGTGACAGTTTATGGAGGAGAAGGGGACAACCTTAAGAAACTCAGTGATGTCACTATAGATGA TAACCTTATAGGAGAGGTGTGCGTGCTGGAGGATATGATCTCCCACTATCCAGTCATAGAAGTCAGGATTGAAGAATGTAGAG ATGAAGGGATAGATGTTCGGATCCGAGGGTTGAAGATAAAATCTTCTTGTGAAAGGGACCTGGGGCTGAATGCTGACGTGTTTCAGTCTAATAATCTTGTCCGATACCCCCGACTCCAGGGCACGGCTCCAGAAGTGCTCTACCGGAGGGCTCTAGTCATACAGAG GTTCATGATTTTGCTGGACAGTGTGTTGCCACATTTGGTTCCAGCTTGGGATTACAGCCTTGGGACATTTAATcatataaag AGCATAAAGCAGTTCCTGATGCTGTCGAAGCGTCGCTCTCCTCTCATCACTCAGTGTCTGAAGGACTCTGAGACCAGTAAACCAAACGTGATGCCGCGGCTCTACATTAACCGCCGCTTGGCCATGGAGCACCGCGACAACCCCTCCCTTGACCCGGGTTGCAAGAATGCTGTATTCAACCAG GTGTATGAAGGCCTGAAGCCATCTGACAAATTTGAGAAGACTTTGGACTACAG GTGGCCGGCGCGGTACGACCAGTGGTGGGAGTGCAAGTTCATCGCGGAGGGCATCATTGACCAGGGTGGAGGCTTCAGGGACAGTTTGGCCGACATGTCCGAGGAGCTCTGCCCCAGCTCAGCAGActgtcccctccccctccccttcttCACGCGCACATCCAATGAG GGGGCGCTAGAGGCCCGAGACTATTACGTGCCAAACCCATCGTGTAAAGAGTTTCAGAAATACGAGTGGATCGGGCAGCTCATGGGCGCCGCGCTCAGAGGAAAGGACTTCCTG GTGTTGGCATTGCCTGGTCTTGTGTGGAAGCAGCTAACGGGAGAGACTGTGAGCTGGACCAAGGACTTCCCTGCTGTGGACTCTGATCTG GTGAACTTGCTGGAGGCCATTGAAAACATGGACCAGGAGACGTTTGAGTTCAGATTCGGGGAAGAGCTGGTTTACACTACTCTGCTCAGTGATGGAACCATGGGGGAGCTGATTCCAGGAGGCAGTAATGTGGCTGTGAG GTACGAGGATCGCTGTGAGTTCAGCCGACTGGTGCAGAAGGCCCGACTTGAAGAGAGCAAGCAACAG ATAGCAGCTATGCAGGCAGGGCTGCTGAAGGTGGTGCCTCAGGCTGTTCTGGACTTGCTCACGTGGCAGGAGGTGGAGAAGAAAGTGTGTGGAGACCCTGAGATCTCTGTGGAGGCGCTGAAACGACTCA CCCGATACGAGGACTTGGAGCAGAGTGATCTACGAGTGCAATATTTATGGGAAGCCCTGAATAACTTCACTAATG CGGATCGTAGCAGGTTTCTACGGTTTGTCACGGGGAGGAGCCGCCTTCCTGCTCCTATCTATGTTTTTCCGGATAAACAAGG GTCAGaaacatcagatgccctccctcagtCCTCCACATGTTCCAGCACACTTTATTTACCAAATtatccaag TGCTAAAATCTGTGAGGAGAAACTTCGCTATGCTGCGTATAACTGTGTGGCCATAGACACAGACATGAGTCCATGGGAGGAGTGA
- the best4 gene encoding bestrophin-2 gives MTVSYSLEVANARFWGFSRLLFRWKGSIYRLVYKECVVFCVVYLFFSIFYRFLLTPQQQDLFERVSLYCDQFTNSNYIPVLFVLGFYVTLAFNRWWGQYTSFPLPDNLMMAVSGNVHGSDTRGRLFRRTLMRYANLSSVLILRSISTRVHKRFPTLHHIVEAGFMTAQELQLFDSLHSDYNKYWMPLTWFSNLASKAREEGRVRDDIALRLLMDELNNYRAKCSLLFHYDWISIPLVYTQVVTIAVYSFFAFCVVGRQFLNPAKGYKDHRIDMYVPVFTLLQFFFYAGWLKVGELIINPFGEDDDDFETNQLIDRNIQVSMLAVDDMYQSLAPLEKDKHWAQRYFSVPYTLSTAAETLTPAFKGSTYDMRMSAEDLETYPVDADGKTHYVSPRGSLGDGLTQFVQKTKGILRGASLPSLLDISSNQEEHNGTDLINHKPETDRLVTIEITQND, from the exons ATGACGGTCTCATACTCTCTGGAGGTGGCAAACGCGCGGTTCTGGGGTTTCTCCAGACTTCTGTTCAGGTGGAAGGGAAGTATCTATAGACTGGTCTATAAAGAGTGTGTGGTCTTCTGTGTGGTCTACCTCTTCTTCAGCATCTTCTACAG ATTTCTGTTGACTCCGCAGCAGCAGGACCTGTTCGAGCGTGTTTCCCTGTACTGTGACCAGTTCACCAACTCTAACTACATCCCTGTGCTCTTTGTACTGG GTTTCTATGTGACCCTGGCATTTAACCGCTGGTGGGGGCAGTATACCTCGTTCCCTCTGCCTGATAACCTCATGATGGCGGTGTCTGGGAACGTACATGGCTCGGACACTAGGGGGCGCCTATTCAGACGGACTCTCATGAGATACGCAAACCTGTCCTCTGTGCTCATCCTGCGCTCCATCAGCACCCGCGTGCACAAACGCTTTCCCACATTGCATCACATCGTAGAAGCTG GCTTCATGACGGCCCAGGAGCTGCAGCTCTTTGACTCTCTGCACTCGGACTATAACAAATACTGGATGCCTCTGACCTGGTTCTCCAACTTGGCGTCCAAAGCCAGAGAGGAGGGGCGAGTTAGGGATGACATCGCACTCAGACTGCTCATGGAC GAGCTGAACAACTACAGAGCCAAATGCAGCCTTTTGTTTCACTATGACTGGATCAGTATCCCTCTGGTCTACACACAG GTGGTGACGATCGCTGTGTACTCATTCTTTGCCTTCTGTGTGGTGGGGAGACAGTTTCTGAACCCTGCCAAAGGATACAAGGACCACAGGATCGACATGTACGTGCCTGTGTTCACTCTACTGCAGTTTTTCTTCTACGCCGGCTGGCTCAAG GTTGGAGAGCTGATCATTAACCCCTTTGGTGAAGATGACGATGACTTTGAGACCAACCAACTTATCGACCGCAACATTCAG GTGTCCATGTTGGCGGTTGATGACATGTATCAGAGCCTGGCCCCTCTGGAGAAGGACAAACACTGGGCTCAGAGATACTTCTCTGTCCCCTACACTCTgtccacagcagcagagacgCTCACACCAGCGTTTAAAGGCTCCACCTACGACATGAG GATGAGTGCAGAGGACCTGGAGACTTACCCTGTGGATGCAGATGGTAAAACTCACTATGTCTCTCCCAGAGGCTCTTTGGGTGACGGACTGACCCAGTTTGTGCAGAAGACTAAAGGGATTCTGCGTGGAGCCAGTCTGCCCTCTCTGCTCGATATATCGTCCAACCAAGAGGAGCACAATGGAACTGACCTGATCAATCACAAACCAGAGACAGACAGGCTGGTCACCATTGAAATAACACAAAAtgattaa